A single window of Aphidius gifuensis isolate YNYX2018 linkage group LG1, ASM1490517v1, whole genome shotgun sequence DNA harbors:
- the LOC122860741 gene encoding putative uncharacterized protein DDB_G0277255 isoform X2, whose product MAEENLPASLEKLEINRLSVNGLHSVNNEMSTSTNPFRSSGRCTTKIDTNYLFRRRSMPNRPTINFTSPRGVKTTTIFKPSKFDKQQEQQMKKNTILRDAILKLNNSNNLNTTVDDLACKLFNKFGNAIVTNDFKALHLNQDSRLIKDDTSIIDSFNTSSFQRARSNTMPSLKRGPGPGGGVDAAGDAGNNDNEINNPSTSTSLLLSSSSLTSSTSSATSAATATLSTTPLTNVLFSGNDEIINSTTSGQSTSNNTCSIQARISPPSSCDVTIDELASYFEEFVHIPKKMSHMAEMMYI is encoded by the exons atggcAGAAGAAAATCTGCCAGCAAGCCTGGAAAAGCTTGAAATTAATCGTCTGTCAGTGAATGGTTTACA CAGTGTAAATAACGAAATGTCAACATCAACAAATCCATTTCGTTCAAGTGGACGATGTACAACAAAAATCGatacaaattatttgtttcgCAGAAGATCAATGCCAAATAGACCAAcgataaattttacaagtcCACGTGGtgttaaaacaacaacaatatttaaaccatcaaaatttgataaacaacaagaacaacaaatgaaaaaaaatacaatattaagagatgctatattaaaattaaataattcaaataatttaaatacaacagTTGATGATTTagcatgtaaattatttaataaatttggtaATGCAATTGTTACAAATGATTTTAAGGCATTACATTTAAATCAAGATTCAAGATTGATTAAAGATGATACAAGTATTATTGATAGTTTTAATACAAGTAGTTTTCAACGTGCTAGAAGTAATACAATGCCAAGTTTAAAAAGAGGACCGGGTCCAGGTGGTGGTGTTGATGCTGCTGGTGATGCTggcaataatgataatgaaattaataatccaTCAACATCAACGTCATTGTTGTTGTCGTCGTCATCGTTGACGTCATCAACTTCGTCAGCTACAtcagcagcaacagcaacattatcaacaacaccattgacaaatgttttatttagtggtaatgatgaaattattaattcaacaacaagTGGACAATCAACAAGTAATAATACATGTTCAATACAAGCTAGAATATCACCACCATCATCTTGTGATGTTACTATTGATGAACTTGCCAGTTATTTTGAAGAATTTGTTCATATTCCAAAGAAAATGTCACACATGGCCGAAatgatgtatatttaa
- the LOC122860741 gene encoding putative uncharacterized protein DDB_G0277255 isoform X1: MAEENLPASLEKLEINRLSVNGLHSSVNNEMSTSTNPFRSSGRCTTKIDTNYLFRRRSMPNRPTINFTSPRGVKTTTIFKPSKFDKQQEQQMKKNTILRDAILKLNNSNNLNTTVDDLACKLFNKFGNAIVTNDFKALHLNQDSRLIKDDTSIIDSFNTSSFQRARSNTMPSLKRGPGPGGGVDAAGDAGNNDNEINNPSTSTSLLLSSSSLTSSTSSATSAATATLSTTPLTNVLFSGNDEIINSTTSGQSTSNNTCSIQARISPPSSCDVTIDELASYFEEFVHIPKKMSHMAEMMYI, from the exons atggcAGAAGAAAATCTGCCAGCAAGCCTGGAAAAGCTTGAAATTAATCGTCTGTCAGTGAATGGTTTACA CAGCAGTGTAAATAACGAAATGTCAACATCAACAAATCCATTTCGTTCAAGTGGACGATGTACAACAAAAATCGatacaaattatttgtttcgCAGAAGATCAATGCCAAATAGACCAAcgataaattttacaagtcCACGTGGtgttaaaacaacaacaatatttaaaccatcaaaatttgataaacaacaagaacaacaaatgaaaaaaaatacaatattaagagatgctatattaaaattaaataattcaaataatttaaatacaacagTTGATGATTTagcatgtaaattatttaataaatttggtaATGCAATTGTTACAAATGATTTTAAGGCATTACATTTAAATCAAGATTCAAGATTGATTAAAGATGATACAAGTATTATTGATAGTTTTAATACAAGTAGTTTTCAACGTGCTAGAAGTAATACAATGCCAAGTTTAAAAAGAGGACCGGGTCCAGGTGGTGGTGTTGATGCTGCTGGTGATGCTggcaataatgataatgaaattaataatccaTCAACATCAACGTCATTGTTGTTGTCGTCGTCATCGTTGACGTCATCAACTTCGTCAGCTACAtcagcagcaacagcaacattatcaacaacaccattgacaaatgttttatttagtggtaatgatgaaattattaattcaacaacaagTGGACAATCAACAAGTAATAATACATGTTCAATACAAGCTAGAATATCACCACCATCATCTTGTGATGTTACTATTGATGAACTTGCCAGTTATTTTGAAGAATTTGTTCATATTCCAAAGAAAATGTCACACATGGCCGAAatgatgtatatttaa